From the genome of Mauremys reevesii isolate NIE-2019 linkage group 24, ASM1616193v1, whole genome shotgun sequence:
ATGGGGCTgatgggcccgtggggctgatgggggcgctgtggggctggacgggcctgtggggctgctgggggggggctaTGGGGCAAATGGGGGCGCTATGGGGCTGATGGGCCCGGGGGGCTGATGGGGGGGGCTATGGGGCTgatgggggcgctgtggggctgatgggcccgtggggctgaTGGGGGGGCTATGGGGCTGACGGGGGGGCTATGGGGCTGGATGGGTCCGTGGGGCTGATGGGGGCGCTGTGGCGCTGGTACAATTGTTCCCCGAGGATCATCCAGGCAGCGGCGCCACCTGGTGGCCGAAGGGAGGATTGCGGGCGGGTTCCAGCCtcgcccccggggcaggggcaggcgagGCCACAGGTGAGTCAGCGGCACCTGGAATTACAGGTAGGTTCAGGCCCGGGGCGGGTTCCCggctgctcccccttccccccccgcgACAGGAAATGACCCAGAGAGCTACACAGGGTGTGACAGAACTGacagccagtgcccctcactcccgacccgcagccccccagggatcctccctccccagctctgccggtgcccctcactcccgacccgcagccccccagggatcctccctccccagctctgctggtgcccctcactcccgacccgcagccccccagggctcctcccttcccagctctgccggtgcccctcacccctgacccgcagccccccggccaccccgagctcctccctccccagctctgccggtgcccctcactcccgacccgcagccctccagggctcctcccttcccagctctgccggtgcccctcacccctgacccgcagccccctgccagcccagccctgggctccccctagctctgccggtgcccctcactcctgacccgcagccccctgccagcccagccccgggctccccagcGCCCCTGACTCCTAGATCCagatgccccagagctgcaggttcACACTTGCTCTGACAGGTGCGTAGTGTGTAAAAACTCCCCCACGCTCCCTCCCATCTCctcagtgggggggaggggagtgacctGTCCGGATGTgacaggggggagaggggggggggctcAAGGCCTTGCCTGTGGCCCTCTTGTGAAGCTGCTTGTTTGTGTCGCTTCCTCTACATTTCTCTCGCTTTGCCTTGTTCTTTTCTtcgttccctccttccctccccctcggtcagacccgccctgcccaagcctgggtgcaggaagcaccGTCTCTCCCCTCCGGCCTTTCGCCCGCTGCCATGGCTgctgcagggggagcaggggcccGGCGGGGCCCCTTCGCCCTGGGCGCCGCCGCTCGGCGCTCgctggacaaggccctgcaggggctggaGAAGTTGCAGCGGCTGGTGGagcagccggggctggggctgaggaacagcccccccagcctgctccagctcctgccccagatgCGCCAGCACCTGCTGCTGATCCGGGGCCAGCCTGGGGCCAGCCTGAGCTGCCTCTGGGAGGCCGGCTACTTCCCCGTCTACATCAACAACCTGCAGCGCAAGGTCAAGCAGGCCACCAAGCTCTTCAAGGGAGACCCGGCTGGAATTTTCCAGGAGGGGTCGGCCTCCAGGTACTGGCCCCAAGGGGGCACCGTGGGGCAAGGAGGCAGGGAGAgatgggaagcccagggctgggctggcaggggctgcgggtcgggagtgaggggcaccggcagggctgggctggcaggggctgcgggtcgggagtgaggggcaccggcagaactgAGCTAGCAGGGgtctgcgagtcgggagtgaggggcaccggcagggctgggctagcaggggtctgcgagtcgggagtgaggggcaccggcagaggtgtggggatgtggggagcccagagctgggctagtggggggctgcgggtcaggagtgaggggcactggcagagctaggttgggggagcccagggctgggatagcagggtgaggggcaccggcagagctgagctagcaggggtctgcgagtcgggagtgaggggcactggcagagctaggttgggggtgcccagggctgggatagcagggtgAGGGGAACTGGCAGAGCTGAGGGAGGGaccccagagctgggctagcggggggctgcgggttgggagtgaggggcacctgccCGTAGGGAGAGGCTGTCCACGCCTGTTGGACTCTGGTGAAAGGGTGCGGCCCCGAGTTACTGAGTAACCAGCTCCTATCGCAGCGGAAGCAGAAACAGAACCAACAACAGAAAACGCCCAGATCCAGGGGCCTGGCTCCCCGCACTCCCAACCCCTatcctccccatcccagcctgggttcccccccccagctctgctggtgcccctcactcctgacccgcagcccctgcatcccagcctgggtttccccccagctctgctggtgcctctcactcccgacctCTCCCCAATGTACAAACCATCTTTCCTTCGCAGTGTCTGCTTCTGGGTGCCTGGAGTGGAcattgtggggtggggcaggtgtctggggtTGTCCGGCTCCAGTAGCATCTCTGGGCCTCTTTGATGCTCCAGAGaaactgccctcctccccttcccgTCCGGCCGCACCCCAGGTGTTTCCTGTTgactgtggtgggggaggggagagtggacCCCAttctcccccctgctcccatctcttcccccagGAGGATGCTGACCAAGCTGTCGCTGATCTTCAGCCACATGCTGGGGGAGCTCCGAGCCCTGATCCCCAATGGGCAGGACCAGGGGCACCAGTACCAGCCCAGCCAGCCGCCCGCCAAGGCCTTCTGGAGAGGGACCTGGGGGGCACGGTGAGATCCCTGATACCTCCATTCCCCAGCTACCCCCCACtattcctctcccagccccctgctgagaCATGGACTCCCCGGTAtccctgccccactgctctcCTCCCCCCGCTTGCCCCCCAGGTAACCCCTTCACCTCTCCCACCCGGATACCCCCCATCAGCCCCATGGGCTCatcccccctcactgccccctgccccacaggagcCTGGTGTCGTGGAGCGAGTTCCAGGGGGGGCTGCAGCGGGTTCACCCCGTGGCGCCCGGCCCCATGGCCGCGGCCCTGAGAGCCACCATGGACCTGACCTGCAGCGACCATGTGTCCATCTTCGAGTTCGACATCTTCACTCGCCTCTTCCAGGTACAggcggggggaggcagggctgggcacggggccAAGCTGTGGAGATGAGGGCGAGGAGGGGTAGTCGTCCCACGCACAcctgctccctccatccttcccctccccagcacatgCTCCATCCCCCCACCTGTCCCTCCCCTGGGCTCCATGGCCCCAgattgtggggggcgggggcagctgcTGTGGCCAATGCCCCTCCAGCCGGCTTTGCTCTAgtctctgcccccacccacctTCGAGCAGGGCCCAGGCGCTGGCCTTGACCCCCAGCAGGATGTGGCGTGTCTATCCCCGCTGAAGCTGAGCTGACCCGTGGGCGGGGGGGTTTCcggctcagcagcagcagagctgcagcagggtgggggtggggcagagatgcAGGGCAGATGGGATGGGGAGTTGCCCCCTGGCAGCACAGAAAGGCAATGGGGgtctcggggggagggggtgtgtgtgtgcaagacCTCGGCATCCAGCGCGACCCTTGTGCCCCTGCAGCCCTGGCCCACGCTGCTAAAGAACTGGACCCACCTGGCAGTGACGCACCCGGGCTACGTGGCCTTCCTGACCTACGACGAAGTGAGGGCGCGGCTGCAAACCTACTCCAACAAGCCGGGCAGGTAGGGACCCCgggcgggggggagtggggagcgccccctgctggtccctgccccactccctgcagcccagaccccctagcgcccattggggccagcactgactgccaggggccagcacccccccactgaccccctgccccactccctgcagcccagaccccctagCGCCCATTGGAGCAGCACTGACTgccgggggagagcgccccctgctggtccctgccccactccctgcagcccagaccccctagCGCCCATTGgggcagcactgactgccaggagccagcacccctgctggcccccgccccactccctgcagcccagaccccctagGGCCCATTGGGGCAGCACTGACTGCTGggggagcgccccctgctggtccctgccccactccctgcagcccagaccccctagCGCCCATTGGGGCAGCACTGACTgccgggggagagcgccccctgctggtcccagccccactccctgcagcccagacccccacGCGCCCATTGgggcagcactgactgccagggagcacccctgctgacccctgccacactccctgcagcccagaccccccaGTGCCCATTGGGGCAGCACTGACTgctgggggagagcgccccctgctggtccctgccccactccctgcagcccagaccccctagCGCCCATTGGGGCAGCACTGACTGCGGGGGGAGAGTGCCCCTGCTGGCCCCccagtccctgcagcccagaccccctagTGCCCATTGGGGCCAGAACTGACTGCCGGGGTATTGAgccccctgctggtccctgccccagtccctgcagcccagaccccctagCGCCCATTGGGGCTAGCACTGACTgctgggggagagcgccccctgctggtccctgccccactcctgcagcccagaccccctagCGCCCATTGGGGCAGCACTGACTgccgggggagagcgccccctgctggtccctgccccactccctgcagcccagaccccctagtgcccattggggcagcactgactgctgggggagagcgccccctgctggtccctgccccactccctgcagcccagaccccctagCGCCCATTGGGGCAGCACTGACTgctgggggagagcgccccctgctggcccccaccccactccctgcagcccagacccctAGTGCCGCCTGGTGCCAGCACTGACTGCTGGGGAGCACCTCCCCTGCTggtcccctgccccactccctgcagcccagaccccctagtgcccattggggcagcactgactgctgggggagagcgccccctgctggcccccaccccactccctgcagcccagaccccctagCGCCCATTGGGGCAGCACTGACTgctgggggagagcgccccctgctggtccctgccccactccctgcagcccagaccccctagcgcccattggggccagcactgactgccaggccagcacccccactgaccccctgccccactccctgcagcccagaccccctagCGCCCATTGgggcagcactgactgccaggggccAGCACCCCCCCCCGGACCCCCGGCCCCCCGCCCGGCAGCCCCGACCCCCGAGCGCCCAGTGGGGccgccctgactgccaggggccagcacccccccactgaccccctgccccacacccggCAGCCCAGACCCCCTAGTGCCCCTTGGGGCAGCACTGACTgctgggggagagcgccccctgctggtccctgccccactccctgcagcccagaccccctagCGCCCATTGGGGCAGCACTGACTgccgggggagagcgccccctgctggtccctgccccactccctgcagcccagaccccctagCGCCCATTGgggcagcactgactgccaggggccagcacccccccactgaccccctgccccactccctgcagcccagaccccctagtgcccattggggcagcactgactgctgggggagagcgccccctgctggtccctgccccactccctgcagcccagaccccctagCGCCCATTGGGGCAGCACTGACTGCTGGGGGAGAGTGCCCCCCGctggcccccaccccactccctgccgcCCAGACCCCctagtgcccccccttccccagtccctgcagcccagaccccctagcgcccattggggccagcactgactgctgggggagagcgccccctgctggtccttgccccactccctgcagcccagaccccctagcgcccattggggccagcactgactgccagccAGCACCCCactgaccccctgccccactccctgcagcccagacccccaaGGGCccattggggccagcactgactgctgatcctctgccccactccctgcagcccagacccctAGCGCCCATTGgggcagcactgactgccaggagccagcacccccactgaccccctgccccactccctgcagcccagacccccaaGTGCCCCTTGGGGCAGCACTGACTGCTGAGgcgcccctgctgacccccccccccctccctgcagcccagacccctAGTGCCCATTGGGGCAGCACTGACTgctgggggagagcgccccctgctggtccctgccccactccctgcagcccagaccccctagCGCCCATTGGGGCAGCACTGA
Proteins encoded in this window:
- the CBLC gene encoding E3 ubiquitin-protein ligase CBL-C isoform X2; this translates as MAAAGGAGARRGPFALGAAARRSLDKALQGLEKLQRLVEQPGLGLRNSPPSLLQLLPQMRQHLLLIRGQPGASLSCLWEAGYFPVYINNLQRKVKQATKLFKGDPAGIFQEGSASRRMLTKLSLIFSHMLGELRALIPNGQDQGHQYQPSQPPAKAFWRGTWGARSLVSWSEFQGGLQRVHPVAPGPMAAALRATMDLTCSDHVSIFEFDIFTRLFQPWPTLLKNWTHLAVTHPGYVAFLTYDEVRARLQTYSNKPGSYVFRLSCTRLGQWAIGYVSRDGSILQTIPQDRPLFQALIEGHKEGFYLYPDGKNVNPDLTELTEPTPQNRIEVSPDQAQLYSQMGSTFQLCKICAENDKDVRLQPCGHLLCRDCLNAWQQVQTPTCPFCRREIQGHEEIRIDPVGGQGAGAAPDEDDDDLEDVESVLRELAALRKAGHPAFPPCLDPEVPGPPVPPRLDLLQPRDPDPTAQDLPLPPLGHPSQNPSDWIRHRPLPPRPRPRGPPALPLSHGPEEPS